The genomic interval cagttcatcaaagaataaaacatgtcacttcctgtagccaccagggggcgctgtaatttcaagtcataatttctgtgtagatgtcatcaggatggcacccttgtcttacatgtctagtttggactcgattggacaatgtatgtccgagatacagaacctcgtgttttgatggcgtttaatcaaactcaagacgccacgccacggtcacacggtgtgacgaaaggtcaatctcttaatcactttttatctccatcttgttgtgatggcactgatcttaatttgaagttaatctgatgaaagccctgggacaagtgcatcaagtaaaaatgtggaatatggaaaaaaaatggccacttaatccaaaatggcggcctccctgtttggtcaagcatacctatccaagatatttttttgtttgttatgaaacgacacatgtcccgatagatttgtataaatgtcggccatcgtagtgccggggttgccctatagggggcgctggtcagtttttttgccacgcccatttcttaaaaccatatgaatatcttcaggggggggctgttgttacacacatgtagtttgagagagatagaatcatgaacactgaagttacagcaatttcgtgtttcacggcgagttgatgaactttaatgccacgccattcatatggcgtttgacgaaaagtcacggtaatcttatgtcttcattgtcaatgtcttgggacccatttgatacagtttgacatggttgaggtcagtggatgaggagaaattcatccaagtgtaagacaagcaaaaaacaagacatttcctgttgccaccagggggcgctgcggttttaagtcatcatttatgcatagatgtcatcaggcggggactgttgtcttacatgtctagtttggacttgattggaacatgtatgtccgagatacagatgcccgtgttttgatggcgtgtaaccaatttttaacgccatgccacggtcacacggtgtgataaaaaaaaaatccctcaatcattttttatctccatcttgttgtgatgacactcatctgaatttgaagttgatctgatgaaagccctgggacaagtacgtaaaagtaaaaatgtgggatattgccaaaatggccactaaaagcaaaatggcggacttcctgttgcgtttttcataatgctccatgagactttttttcatgactggtcacgatacacctatatccagattttgatgaaaatccgttatgtggaaacctaggggctggttccagggggcgctgtagagccattttgccacgcccaattccaattactccagaatactaaaatatccgcagaccttgaatttcctgcaaagtttcataactttttgagcatgtctagaccctgaaaaagccccccaaagggaaataataataataataataataataataataataataataataataataataataataaaaatccttacagattcaatagggcctctcaccattcggtgctcgggccctaactagggctacgttgtagcacttgcgggcccgagcacccgcacgttgaagcctgttgcggtcggtggagagagcgatcgatgaccaagcgcacatcatcgatcgagcatgcacttttccacgttgcatgcgttttgcgctctgcggcagtaggtttgccagtaggtggcgccatcactattattacacacagacttatagatctgttcaagtagccgctctgatgtagcgtgagcagtttcgtgtcaattggaaaatgttaccacaatgtaattttcacactgatcagtaggtggcgctatgaccctgaactaatgtttatatatggagctgttcagatcaggattgtgatcataggtcagaagtttggagccggttggataaggcagtgtggattaacaaagtacttcctgtttcatggataatcagtaggtggcgctatgacactgaggaaatattgacacatagagctgttcaggcttggactctgaccatgtgacagaagttttgtagtgataggacaatgcacagtggacttatgataacatcgtgtcctttggcgaaggaaaatccttcgccgcacatcaatgtttacacggtttgaggaaacgtcacaagtctgaccatgatctaatgacttgactgatctgatttgagctgtatattgtaaatcagccaggagcagttcatcaaagtataaaacatgtcacttcctgtagccaccagggggcgctgtaatttcaagtcataatttctgtgtagatgtcatcaggatggcacccttgtcttacatgtctagtttggactcgattggacaatgtatgtccgagatacagaacctcgtgttttgatggcgtttaatcaaactcaagacgccacgccacggtcacacggtgtgacgaaaggtcaatctcttaatcactttttatctccatcttgttgtgatggcactgatcttaatttgaagttaatctgatgaaagccctgggacaagtgcatcaagtaaaaatgtggaatatggaaaaaaaatggccacttaatccaaaatggcggcctccctgtttggtcaagcatacctatccaagatatttttttgtttgttatgaaacgacacatgtcccgatagatttgtataaatgtcggccatcgtagtgccggggttgccctatagggggcgctggtcagtttttttgccacgcccatttcttaaaaccatatgaatatcttcaggggggggctgttgttacacacatgtagtttgagagagatagaatcatgaacactgaagttacagcaatttcgtgtttcacggcgagttgatgaactttaatgccacgccattcatatggcgtttgacgaaaagtcacggtaatcttatgtcttcattgtcaatgtcttgggacccatttgatacagtttgacatggttgaggtcagtggatgaggagaaattcatccaagtgtaagacaagcaaaaaacaagacatttcctgttgccaccagggggcgctgcggttttaagtcatcatttatgcatagatgtcatcaggcggggactattgtcttacatgtctagtttggacttgattggaacatgtatgtccgagatacagatgcccgtgttttgatggcgtgtattcaatttttaacgccatgccacggtcacacggtgtgataaaaaaaaaatccctcaatcattttttatctccatcttgttgtgatgacactcatctgaatttgaagttgatctgatgaaagccctgggacaagtacgtaaaagtaaaaatgtgggatattgccaaaatggccactaaaagcaaaatggcggacttcctgttgcgtttttcataatgctccatgagactttttttcatgactggtcacgatacacctatatccagattttgatgaaaatctgttatgtggaaacctaggggctggttccagggggcgctgtagagccattttgccacgcccaattccaattactccagaatactaaaatatccgcagaccttgaatttcctgcaaagtttcataactttttgagcatgtctagaccctgaaaaagccccccaaagggaaataataataataactagggctacgttgtagcacttgcgggcccgagcacccgcacgttgaagcctgttgcggtcggtggagagagcgatcgatgaccaagcgcacatcatcgatcgagcatgcacttctccacgttaaatgcgttttgcgctctgcggcagtaggtttgccagtaggtggcgccatcactattattacgcacagacatatatatctgttcatgtagacgctctgatgtagcgtgagcaattttgtgtcaattggacaatgttaacacaacttaattttcacactgatcagtaggtggcgctatgaccctgatctaatatttatatgtggagctgttcagatcagtattgtgatcataggtcagtagtttggagccggttggataatgcagagtggattaacaaagtacttcctgtttcctggcgaatcagtaggtggcgccatgacactgaggaaatattgacacatagagctgttcaggcttggactctgaccatgtgacagaagttttgtagtgataggacaatgcacagtggagttatgataacatcgtgtcctttggcgaaggaaaatccttcgccgcacatcaatgtttacacggtttgaggaaacgtcacaattctgaccatgatctaatgacttgactgatctgatttgagctgtatattgtaaatcagccaggagcagttcatcaaagtataaaacatgtcacttcctgtagccaccagggggcgctgtaatttcaagtcataatttctgtgtagatgtcatcaggatggcacccttgtcttacatgtctagtttggactcgattggacaatgtatgtccgagatacagaacctcgtgttttgatggcgtttaatcaaactcaagacgccacgccacggtcacacggtgtgacgaaaggtcaatctcttaatcactttttatctccatcttgttgtgatggcactgatcttaatttgaagttaatctgatgaaagccctgggacaagtgcatcaagtaaaaatgtggaatatggaaaaaaaatggccacttaatccaaaatggcggcctccctgtttggtcaagcatacctatccaagatatttttttgtttgttatgaaacgacacatgtcccgatagatttgtataaatgtcggccatcgtagtgccggggttgccctatagggggcgctggtcagtttttttgccacgcccatttcttaaaaccatatgaatatcttcaggggggggctgttgttacacacatgtagtttgagagagatagaatcatgaacactgaagttacagcaatttcgtgtttcacggcgagttgatgaactttaatgccacgccattcatatggcgtttgacgaaaagtcacggtaatcttatgtcttcattgtcaatgtcttgggacccatttgatacagtttgacatggttgaggtcagtggatgaggagaaattcatccaagtgtaagacaagcaaaaaacaagacatttcctgttgccaccagggggcgctgcggttttaagtcatcatttatgcatagatgtcatcaggcggggactattgtcttacatgtctagtttggacttgattggaacatgtatgtccgagatacagatgcccgtgttttgatggcgtgtaaccaatttttaacgccatgccacggtcacacggtgtgataaaaaaaaaatccctcaatcattttttatctccatcttgttgtgatgacactcatctgaatttgaagttgatctgatgaaagccctgggacaagtacgtaaaagtaaaaatgtggggtattgccaaaatggccactaaaagcaaaatggcggacttcctgttgcgtttttcataatgctccatgagactttttttcatgactagtcacgatacacctatatccagattttgatgaaaatccgttatgtggaaacctaggggctggttccagggggcgctgtagagccattttgccacgcccaattcaaattactccagaatactaaattgtccgcagaccttgaatttcctgcaaagtttcacaactttttgagcatgtctagaccctgaaaaagccccccgaagggaaataataataataataaaaatccttacaatttcaatagggcctctcacctttcggtgctcgggccctaataataataataaaaatccttacagattcaatagggcctctcaccattcggtgctcgggccctaataattgagcaaagaggagaagaaagaacagtaGTACCACTGAAATAAAGAGCGGAATAgagaggacaggacaggacaggacaggacaggacaggacaggaggaTGTACAGAATTTGTAATATTGTGATTTCAGTTTTCAGATATTGTTCTTTATAAGTTATACTTCCCAACTAACAGGAGCCTCTCCAGCAGTCACACTatacatttgtgtgtatgtacatttgtgtgtgtgtgtgtgtgtgtgtgtgtcggacctAGCATCAAAGAAGCAACTGCTCCCGGGAAGCAGGACATACTGTATCTTCAGTTCTTAACAGCTGGTCCCTGCAGTTGCCGTTTTCCACACATGAAAGGGCAACAGTCACATAGTGTGTACACGCatgcaagcgtgtgtgtgtgtgtgtttgtacgtacGACATGAAAGGGAAAGGCAGCAACAGGCTTCACTAAGAAACTGTGTCATAAATCAGCGCTACCCTGATGCACGACTTTAACAgaacaatttgtgtgtgtgagatagtgAGTCGTGCACACATACTGCAACTATGCTTGTATGGCATACAGTACGCCATACAATGTGTATCCATGTTGAGAATGACTGATCTGTTTTTTGTAGGAATGAAATATGTCTCACATGATGGTGCCAGAGACAAGGGTTGTTTAAAGTTGTATGTGATGTTATTTTTCAAACAAATTACGTAGATGATACAACCTAAAACAAAAGTATTTTCAAATAATCGCCCAGTTTTTGTGGCAAAATATTAACAAATActcctcgggcaggaggctgcggtccatcaggaccaaaaccggCCGCCACAAgagcagcttcttcccggcttcagttggccttatcaacaaggcctgggacccccacctgactctgacttttattccacccccacacctcaaggatgtgtgaAATTGACacgttatattatattatattatactgcattacattgcatattgcaatctgacactgttcactgtgtttcacttttaacttcactttcttttatctattatttagatgtttatgtctaaataaatgttacttgtataaatattagaaaaagggagtaaataagaagtaaagagtgagtaaatatatattgtttatttttattgcttttcttatgtgtgttgtatttattgtattttggaAATGGATAGACACTAATAACTGGTGATGGTGCACAGCATATCCTGCAATTATCATCTTGTCCTTTGTGGATCTAAAACTTCCTCCTTGCTTCTGCTCAGCACTGTGACACTGACACTGTGTCTGTGAGAAGACTCTGGTTTCAACACAGGCCTCAACAAAACCTCAAATTACCACCAAGGAAAGTTGACTTTATTGTCCCAGCTGTCTTGACCTCGTTCCATTTATGGTCTATGTATAGAAAATAAAGGCTCAATTTCACTGCTCTCAATTACTGACCTTTCAGCAAAATGGCTGCTTTAAGGTGGGTTACTGCAGTGGTATAGGAACAACTTGGTTCAACTTGGTTATGCCAACTTTTAGGGAAATCCACTCTGAGCCAATCAATCAACTCTGCACCAAACAGTGATCACAAGACAAATCAATTCTGTTCTTTCCATTACGTCACTATTTCAGATATCTGCATTTCACAGTGTGTCCTGCTGTTTAACTGGTACCCTTATGCATGAACACATTCCATATGTGACATTTCATTTCCTTAGCACAACAATTGGGTGTTGGGTTGACTTCTATAGCAGCTCGCTTTACAGGCTGCTATATTATCTGGTGTGAACCAGGTCAGTGGTAATAATGGCAGCGCAGCAGCCAACCGGCACCAAAGGAAATGGCCGAAGGAGTGAAACAAACGACCTTTCAATTAGTACAGGGCTGGTGAGAAGAGGTGTGGTTTGagtgtatttatacatatgtgtgtgagGGTAAGGCttcatgtatgcatgtgtgtttgtgctgtgcaCCTAAGCACTACCAGAATTTCTACTTGTTATAAATGAGAAATGTTGGATTGTTTTCGTTTCATttcttaaacattttaattcccACAAATCACCAGAGCTGCAGACTCCTTGTCAAACTAAAGCTGCAGCAATAAAGACTTGACGTCTCCGGTCTTAGGCTGAATATACGTTTTCACATTTTGACCTGGGGtgtttctaaatcaggggccatataGGGTTCACAATTCTGAAAGTCTTAGAAAGTAAATATTCTTgacaaattcatatttattttaaacacatattttttgtttgtgagtGACTAGTTCATAGTCCACTGAATATGTTCGATTTTTGACAAATCtgtgacaaaaacaaagaaatcccAACGTTCCTAAACACACCCATTTGTCCAGATCCATGCCAGAATTTTGTTATATCTTGGCACAGATAGTTTCGTGAACATCTGTttatgtgtaatcctgctgacaatcaAACTTCTATTTCTATTCCAGTTATTACAATGATGAACAACACAATCGACTGCACACATGATCCTGGTGGTGTGTGTTTTGGAAATAGCTGAGATTGAAAGATTAGAACTGAATTTAGAAAGTGACTCTTTAAACCACCTACTCGCTTTTCAAGGTAGGTACTGAAGGTTCAGTCACGAATCACAAACTgttcaaaaatatataatcagCTGTATCAATTTGAGACAGTTGGGAcaaatgcatgatgggaggtATATAGGTATctatacatgtatatacatgGCTGTGATTGTTTCAGACTGTAACAGCTCAAACTATTTAAACcacaaaagctctggagcaGAAGAGATCGATGCTCAGCTTGTGCCCCCCGTAAAATCTTGCTGATAGAACATCACATCACTTCCTCCATCTCAGAAGCTATCGTCACCCCACCGCTTCTGGCCGCTAAACAAAATAACCCATAAGGCCCAATCATAACAGAGGGTCGTTTGGTCCTGACCTGTGCAgtaaaagagagacagagggttaTATTTCTCCTTCACAAAGAATTCCCAATTCGTTTCTCTCCCTTTGCAGCGTTTCCGCCTCTGCGACTTCTCAATGCCACAGACCCTCCGGCTGATTCGGAACCTCGGAGCATTAATCACCAGGCTGGAGCGCTTTAACAGCCAGCCACAGCCGCAGAACCTCCCTCCCCACCCTATGACCCCCATCATCCCTCAAACACCATCTCCATGCCCCAATAAATTCACAGCAGGACTTTGACGTGGTCCGTTTGTCGTCTTTCCTCGCACTTCCTGCCTGATGTCATCACTACAGACAAGAGGTGtcataataaaatacaacaagGGAAAAGggttcattttacattttgctATTTTTATGACCAAAATGTCATAAAGGTTCCAGCACATGCATTATTTCTTTACCAAATAAACTTTTGTACTAGACACTTCACCACAGATGGTAGAAGCtgtcacacacatatactgcaGACAGTATCTTTGCTACTTAAATAGGTGTGTGGTATCCTGTCAGTATCTTTCAGTAACAATAAGAGTTTGGTCTACAGTAAGAAAAGGTTAATTGCAAATGGTCGAATAGTAACACAAACTAATTTAACATACAAAATGTAACTTCGACCactcaaaacaagaacaaaagatctaattttattacattttgtcaAACAGTTGAAACACCTGTTACCACCATGTACCTGAAATCTAAACCAAGCAGAGGCTCATGTACACACATACAAcgagtttgttgttttgttctggtttgtttatacaagtttgtttttattagaatGATACATATACTTTTTTACTTCACTGCAGTGTCATTGAAGACCTGCCTGCTCTCTGTCATCATTTGTTCAGAATTATTATCTTTGTCTACACTGCTTGGATTCATTTACCTTTATGATCCTGATCCTGCGGTGTCAGCCTGTCCTTTCATCAACAGCCTCTGAATATAAGCTAGCAACAATAGTTGACCAGTATGTATTGTCCCAACACATAATAGGCTGATGTCTGCCCCATATGTGACACAAAGATGAAGGCAAAATCTGCCCAATcctatacacatacatacaatgagagaatgttgttgttattaacttttttatatatttcaccgGAATTGTTATAGTCAAAATCAAAATAATTAAGAAGCAGCGTAATACTGTAAAACATGAGAAACATGTTAATTTAAAGACTCAATTGAATAGAACGTGTTATGTATTTTGCCTAAAACCCCCATCATTGCAATGTCGAGTCTGATCTTTGAGTTAGATCTCACGCTGAAGATTTGTTTAGTTACAAAATCATCCTTCTTCTATGCGtggtttaaaattaaaattaataatGTCAAAGAAATTTCAGGATGAAGTAAGAGCACAGTGGCGAAATGATCCTGTGGGTCACTGCCATCCATCCCAACCAGGTCATAACTGAAGATGTGGGGCTAAAACTGGATAGAAGAACCTTAACTGCATTGTGTGAATTTCTTACGACCCCATCTCATATTTTGTTATGTTCACTTACTTCATGGTAGCTTAGTGATAGGGGGCctgaaaatctaaatttaaagcATGGCTAACAAAGGAAAAAGGCCATTCTCTCTGTATTTCAAAACAGGTAGATGCTTCAGGTTTCTGCTCTTGCCCTTAGGATGTTGTTCACACTGGAACTTaatacaatgcagttgttaacAAATAGCAAGGTACTTGACCTTCTTTTGGACCAATCCCAGAGGACACACTTACCTATAAAGACCCTGAACGCAGCCCTACCCTTTCGAACAAACTTAGGAGACGTACGAGCCTTCAAGCAGCAGATTCAAGGTTTCAGAGGAGAGATTAACAAATTCAAGGCAACGCTAAAGAAACACAATGAAGactcttttacttttactcgccTTGATAGTCAAAAGTAATCAGCTAACGGTGGATGAGTGTGGAACCGAAGCAAGAAGGCCACGGGCTGATGACATTACAGTGCAGTGTGGTACTTCATCCATTAGTCTGGCGATCCAAGTCTGCCCAGTCATCTACACTGGCTACAACGACACTCTACTGATCCTGAACTCAATGTTGGACACAACCTGTAGAGCAACCCTCGATGAATCTGTGAGTCCACCTGTTGCCCGCTTCGACTTCCCCTTAAACAAGACCAACGCCTGTGGAAGTGTATTCCGGACAACCAGTGCTGCTGGAACAGGTATATTCTCCGACTTCTCCAACATCCAGGCAGTCAACATCAGCGGCATAGTTCGGTCCGTTGATCTCACAACTGGCACAGTCACCTACAATGCTGAGCTTAAGTACTACTACTCCTGCGCCTATCCCTTAGAATATCTGGTCAACAACACCCAGATCGAtgtgtcctcttcctccattgCTATCAAAGACAACAATGGAAGTTTCATCAGCACCCTGAGCATGAAGCTGTTCAGTGATTCCGATTACAAAATACCCATGGTCATTCCACAGCTGGGCATTGAATTGAGGACCAAGGTGTATGTTGAGGTCAAGGCGACTAACTTGACGGGCCAGTACCATATCTTGCTTGACCGGTGCTACGCCACCATCTCACCACTGCCTTCTAACTCCAGCTTCTTCAACCTGCTTGTCCCTTGCTCCAAGGATCAGTTCACCACCATTATTGAGAACGGTGATAGCCAGAGCTCCCGCTTCTACTTCCCAGCCTTCCGCTTCATCGAGCAGCAGGATCAGACCGTGTCCAGCTACCTCCTTCACTGCATCACCCGACTGTGTGAGGAAAGCACCTGCAGCGCATTCAAGCAATGCAGCAACcggaggaggaaaaggaacACCGTGGACACAACTGCAGAGGGTATTGACCAAACTTACACTGTCACCTCTGGAGTGATCATCACCAAAGCTGATACTGGCGAGTCCAAAGAGAAGCCCCTTGCTGCCAGAGAAAAAGATGAATCTACTGTAGGGCTTGGGGTGACTGTCGGCTTTCTCATTGTTGCTTGCCTTATTGCCCTTGGTTTTGCAGCCGTGTTTTACAAACGGCTCAAGGTTTAAGGAAGCATTCATAAGATGAACATTTTTCTctaacattttatttctttggTGGAGGACTAGGCTCAGCTCATCAAACATCTGTCAGGAGATATTTTTATGTCAGTCAATGTAGTCCTAAGTGTGTATCAGTCCTGGAAAGACATTTGGGAAATTGGCAAATATAGAGGATTCAGTAGACTTTGCTAGTGTCATACATTCTTCATTCCCTGACTAAGTAAAGCTTTGAGTGTTAATGCATGTATGCCCTTTTTaagctttaaacaaaaaaaaataataatagaaagGGTTACTGGAGGgaaaatatcccaaaacacCCCGTCTTCATCATAAATGTGGAATCTGTTGATAGTGTGACAATTGATCCCATTGTTTctagagaaataataaaaaaatcaaaatgacTACCCAAATGATAGGTTAAGGcttaaaacattatttatggACATATTTGAAAATAATGTTTGCCGTACGTAATGGTATGTTGCTTATTTATTGCAGCACCTGAGAGAAATACATGCAAAaccacagaaagacaaatataaTACATCTATCAAAAACAATAAGCTCAACGATGCActatgcattttatttttaggCAGCATGAATGTGGACTGCTTGTCAAAGTTTCCCTGTCTCCTGTGTGAAAGTCTCCCGGGTATCCTCTGGCCCCTTGAGGCCTGTGTATatgtcagaggaggaagcagcctGACGATGTGGACACACAGGGCAGTATATCTCTGACCCCTCTGGGCCACAACCGTCCTGTCTCAGTGTGACTTGCTCCGGAGGTGAAGGTTGATGAATTGAAAGAAGATGCTGAGCCCCTTTTCACGAGGGTTATACGACCAGACCTGGGATGAAACGTTTTCACTAATAATTATTTGTGCTTCTTTGAGTTCTTCTGTAATGCCATGTAGTCAGCCTGTTTCCTGCTCCAGGAAATGGTGACATACAGGAAAGTATACAAATACTCATGCAAGTTAGAACCTCGTAGTAACACACAGCAAAATGTATGTATACCTGCTTGCAGACTGAGGATAATTGGAAGTTTATCAGTCTTCATTTTGGAAAGTTGCTACTGTAAGGTTGAAAGTTCATTCATTGTGCTTCATTATGTGTTTGTTAATTGTTTACAGAGCCTTCACGTTACAtcacaaaatgtataaaacataTGAGACCCAAAGCCCCTCACCTACATCCTCATCATGGTCTCTGTCTCAGGTAACACATGGATCTGGAGTTTACTAACCTGTGAGGTACACCAGCATCTTCATGGGAGAGAAGCATTTATTTTAACACCAGTGAGTCCCCCGACTCTGGTTGACTGGAAGGATGAGGATCAAAGTCTGGTTGTCCCCTTTGTCTCCACTTTTATTACTtcattttcttacattttcttAAGCGCATTACTTGTATCCACACTTGAAGTCTGACATAAAGAGAAACCCTCAATACAGTCCAgaataaagtataaataaatagaaaggcATTCAACTGAAGGCTGAACTCCGGCAAGGCTAGTCTCCTTAATCCGACATCAAATCAGTTAAGTTCGTTTGGATATAGCTTTGAAACTATTACAGGTACATACAAACTGTTGATTCTTAAGCCACATTATCTCAGCTACACGGTGATGCTATTAACAAGTTTGTATATTCATTACTTTCATGAAACCACGTTTAAATCtgctagatctggatttttattggCAACAGacgatatcagtcccctaaatatgcttGATTTTTTTCCGTACAGCTCCATGCATTATTCGATGGGAAATGTAATGTCTTgcaatgataaaataataaacac from Pleuronectes platessa chromosome 14, fPlePla1.1, whole genome shotgun sequence carries:
- the LOC128456219 gene encoding zona pellucida-like domain-containing protein 1, with protein sequence MKTLLLLLALIVKSNQLTVDECGTEARRPRADDITVQCGTSSISLAIQVCPVIYTGYNDTLLILNSMLDTTCRATLDESVSPPVARFDFPLNKTNACGSVFRTTSAAGTGIFSDFSNIQAVNISGIVRSVDLTTGTVTYNAELKYYYSCAYPLEYLVNNTQIDVSSSSIAIKDNNGSFISTLSMKLFSDSDYKIPMVIPQLGIELRTKVYVEVKATNLTGQYHILLDRCYATISPLPSNSSFFNLLVPCSKDQFTTIIENGDSQSSRFYFPAFRFIEQQDQTVSSYLLHCITRLCEESTCSAFKQCSNRRRKRNTVDTTAEGIDQTYTVTSGVIITKADTGESKEKPLAAREKDESTVGLGVTVGFLIVACLIALGFAAVFYKRLKV